A region of Prochlorothrix hollandica PCC 9006 = CALU 1027 DNA encodes the following proteins:
- a CDS encoding YaaW family protein, with product MDELRAALELATDDELQELTQILFQPKFNPLDYVRMPRPGEVQTYDRSTWLYTLEQRFQFLAADGLTILQGRTESVNYRQVLLKICQQLKIAAAQSLSTLELESEIFLTVLERACKRLPPGEYKSINARLQTLIARSPHALELSAEVRQDPLRLALTGGGALALSSMRPWLLRQVSQQLALHLAQRGAAQQLLAGGGGLMTQIQGRWLLNSASRGIAVNTARYGVLRGALAFLGPALWMLFVADLGWRAISTNYTRVIPVVFTLAQIRLTRT from the coding sequence ATGGATGAACTGAGGGCTGCCCTGGAGCTGGCCACCGATGACGAACTCCAGGAACTGACCCAGATTTTGTTTCAGCCCAAGTTTAATCCCTTGGATTATGTGAGAATGCCCCGTCCTGGGGAAGTGCAGACCTACGATCGCAGCACCTGGCTTTATACCCTAGAACAGCGGTTTCAGTTTCTGGCGGCGGATGGTCTCACCATTTTGCAGGGGCGTACCGAGTCCGTTAATTATCGCCAGGTCTTGCTTAAGATTTGCCAACAGTTAAAGATTGCAGCGGCCCAAAGCCTCAGTACCTTGGAATTGGAATCAGAGATTTTTCTGACGGTGTTGGAGCGGGCCTGTAAGCGCCTGCCCCCTGGTGAATACAAGTCCATTAATGCCCGCTTGCAGACCCTCATTGCCCGATCGCCCCATGCCTTGGAACTGTCAGCGGAGGTGCGCCAGGATCCCCTGCGTCTTGCCTTGACCGGGGGGGGAGCCTTGGCCCTCAGTTCCATGCGCCCTTGGCTGCTGCGGCAGGTGTCCCAACAGTTGGCCCTCCACCTCGCCCAGCGCGGTGCAGCCCAGCAACTCCTGGCCGGAGGCGGTGGCCTGATGACCCAGATCCAGGGGCGCTGGCTGCTGAACAGTGCCAGCCGGGGCATTGCCGTCAATACAGCCCGCTATGGGGTCTTGCGGGGGGCGCTGGCTTTTTTAGGACCAGCCCTGTGGATGTTGTTTGTGGCAGATTTGGGGTGGCGGGCCATCTCCACCAATTACACCCGCGTGATTCCGGTGGTGTTCACCTTGGCCCAAATTCGCCTGACCCGTACCTAG
- the cysE gene encoding serine O-acetyltransferase: MLNTLLTDFRIIFDRDPAARNPVEVLLCYPGLHALWLHRFAHLLYKAQLPIIPRVISHGARFLTGIEIHPGACIGKGVFIDHGMGVVIGETAIIGDYALIYQGVTLGGTGKESGKRHPTLGENVVVGAGAKVLGNLTLGDDVRIGAGSVVLRDVPSNCTVVGIPGRVVYRSGVKVNPLEHANLPDSEAKVIRTLLDRIEALEDQVKTLQTQPPQVVVAVGARTREADDTQAVGTIPLALAHYERCLMADREIEEFLDGTGI; encoded by the coding sequence GTGCTTAATACACTCCTCACAGACTTTCGCATTATTTTCGATCGGGACCCCGCAGCCCGAAATCCGGTAGAAGTCCTCCTCTGCTATCCCGGTCTCCATGCCCTCTGGCTCCATCGCTTCGCCCATCTGCTTTACAAAGCCCAACTCCCCATTATTCCCAGGGTCATCTCCCATGGGGCACGGTTCCTCACCGGCATCGAAATCCATCCCGGTGCCTGCATCGGCAAAGGGGTTTTCATTGATCACGGCATGGGGGTTGTCATCGGAGAAACCGCCATTATTGGGGACTATGCCCTGATTTACCAGGGGGTGACCCTGGGAGGTACGGGCAAAGAAAGCGGCAAACGCCACCCGACCCTGGGGGAAAATGTGGTGGTGGGGGCTGGGGCCAAGGTCTTGGGCAACCTGACCTTGGGGGATGATGTGCGCATTGGGGCCGGTTCCGTGGTGCTGCGGGATGTGCCTTCCAACTGCACCGTGGTCGGCATCCCAGGCCGGGTGGTTTATCGATCGGGGGTCAAGGTCAACCCCTTGGAACATGCTAATTTGCCGGATTCTGAGGCAAAGGTCATCCGTACCTTGCTCGATCGCATTGAAGCCTTGGAAGACCAAGTGAAAACCCTCCAGACCCAACCCCCCCAGGTGGTGGTAGCGGTGGGAGCCAGGACACGGGAGGCGGACGACACCCAAGCCGTGGGAACCATTCCCTTGGCCCTGGCCCACTATGAACGCTGCCTGATGGCCGATCGAGAGATTGAAGAATTTTTAGATGGTACCGGTATTTAG